A window of Rubricoccus marinus contains these coding sequences:
- a CDS encoding glutamate--cysteine ligase encodes MDVSTLDNARLDAPAKIPFNGSPTPTIGVEIELQVVDPQSFNLRQGSVELLEGLEGVEGALDHVKQELTQSTIEVITGVCSTVEEAMVDLTASIRQVYHLGDQLGMTLSAAGTHPFGQWRDQKIFPNDRYQSLVDRIQWPARRLLIYGLHVHVGLSSGEKAIAVSNALCSYLPHLLALSSSSPFVDFEDTGLASCRSKIFEGMPTAGLPYRLANYGEFQRFMNTLVRAKAIQSIREIWWDIRPHPGFGTLEIRICDTPSTMHELASLVALVQTLVVALDERYEAGVTMPVLQPWIVRENKWRACRHGLDASIIKTNEGDQGSLREVIPMLVERMMPIAERLGCAKELGAIPGQIDAGASYERQRRVFEHSRRLPDVVASVAGEFRDSINARPLAPRSSEAPPEASAAAERND; translated from the coding sequence ATGGACGTTTCTACGCTCGACAACGCTCGCCTCGACGCTCCGGCGAAGATCCCGTTTAACGGGTCGCCCACTCCCACCATCGGCGTCGAGATCGAGTTGCAGGTCGTGGACCCGCAGTCGTTCAACCTCCGGCAGGGCTCGGTCGAGCTTTTGGAAGGGCTCGAAGGCGTGGAAGGGGCGCTGGACCACGTCAAGCAAGAACTGACGCAGTCCACGATCGAGGTCATCACCGGCGTGTGCTCCACGGTGGAGGAAGCGATGGTGGACCTTACCGCGTCCATCCGCCAGGTGTACCACCTCGGCGACCAGCTCGGCATGACGCTTTCCGCTGCCGGGACCCACCCGTTCGGGCAGTGGCGGGACCAGAAGATCTTCCCCAACGACCGCTACCAAAGCCTCGTCGACCGCATCCAGTGGCCGGCGCGACGCTTGCTGATTTACGGGCTCCACGTTCATGTGGGCCTGTCCTCTGGCGAGAAAGCAATCGCCGTCAGCAACGCGCTGTGCTCGTACCTGCCCCACCTGCTGGCGCTGAGTTCGAGCAGCCCGTTCGTGGACTTCGAGGACACCGGCTTGGCAAGCTGCCGCTCGAAGATCTTTGAGGGGATGCCGACGGCCGGACTCCCCTACCGCCTGGCGAATTACGGCGAGTTCCAGCGGTTCATGAACACGCTTGTCCGCGCCAAGGCGATCCAGAGCATCCGCGAGATCTGGTGGGACATCCGCCCCCACCCCGGCTTCGGCACGTTGGAAATCCGCATCTGTGACACGCCCTCGACGATGCACGAGCTCGCGAGCCTGGTCGCGCTGGTCCAAACGCTCGTCGTCGCACTGGACGAGCGCTACGAGGCGGGCGTAACGATGCCCGTCTTGCAGCCGTGGATCGTGCGCGAGAACAAGTGGCGCGCCTGCCGTCACGGCCTGGACGCGAGCATCATCAAAACCAACGAAGGCGACCAGGGATCGCTCCGCGAAGTGATCCCGATGCTCGTCGAGCGGATGATGCCCATCGCGGAGCGGTTGGGCTGCGCAAAGGAGCTCGGCGCCATCCCCGGCCAGATCGACGCCGGCGCGAGCTACGAGCGCCAGCGGCGCGTGTTCGAGCACTCCCGCCGCCTCCCCGACGTTGTGGCCAGCGTGGCGGGCGAGTTCCGCGACAGCATCAACGCGCGGCCTCTGGCGCCGCGGTCGAGCGAGGCCCCGCCCGAGGCTTCTGCGGCGGCCGAGCGGAACGACTGA
- a CDS encoding DUF3037 domain-containing protein → MPAYDYALIRVVPRVHLASGETVGVILQCRQKRFIGVRWAEAPEALAARWPGLGAGLLTRYLRAMEQMASGEGPLGVYPPSERFHWLTATRSTVVQPSPVHTGMDDDPEAALDRIAQSL, encoded by the coding sequence GTGCCCGCCTACGATTACGCCCTCATCCGGGTCGTCCCGCGCGTGCACCTCGCCTCTGGCGAGACCGTGGGCGTGATCCTGCAATGCCGCCAGAAGCGTTTTATCGGCGTGCGCTGGGCCGAGGCGCCAGAGGCGCTCGCGGCGCGCTGGCCAGGGCTGGGCGCAGGCCTGCTCACGCGCTACCTCCGCGCGATGGAGCAGATGGCCTCTGGCGAAGGACCGCTGGGCGTGTACCCACCCTCCGAGCGGTTCCACTGGCTCACGGCCACGCGTTCCACCGTGGTGCAGCCGTCGCCGGTGCACACCGGCATGGACGACGACCCCGAGGCCGCCCTCGACCGCATCGCGCAATCTCTCTGA
- a CDS encoding HipA family kinase: MPFATHRALRYVTPLREGGSLPALVETDAGLYVTKFRGAGQGARALLAELIVGGIARALDLPFPDLALVDAPEAFGHAEPDPEIQDILKGSVGLNVGLGYVEGAFPYDPVAAGDLVSPDLAAEVVWLDALTTNIDRTARNPNLLIAGDDARLWLIDHGAALYFHHNWDSVDEARARAPFAPIKDHVLLSASGDIEAADARLAPRLTDEAIVEILAAIPDDLYMDAPEGRTAPFATPEANREAYARFFRQRLESPRAWVAEAVRAQGAHGTGDALPYRR; the protein is encoded by the coding sequence ATGCCCTTCGCCACGCACCGAGCCCTCCGCTACGTCACCCCGCTGCGGGAGGGCGGCTCCCTCCCCGCCCTCGTCGAGACCGACGCCGGGCTGTACGTCACCAAGTTTCGCGGAGCCGGCCAGGGCGCGCGCGCGCTCCTGGCGGAGCTCATCGTCGGCGGCATCGCGCGGGCGCTGGACCTGCCGTTTCCAGACCTCGCGCTCGTGGATGCGCCAGAGGCCTTCGGGCACGCCGAGCCCGACCCCGAGATCCAGGACATCCTCAAGGGAAGCGTGGGCCTCAACGTCGGCCTGGGCTACGTCGAGGGCGCGTTCCCGTACGACCCCGTGGCCGCTGGCGACCTGGTCTCGCCGGACCTCGCCGCCGAGGTCGTCTGGCTGGACGCGCTCACCACCAACATCGACCGGACGGCGCGCAACCCCAACCTCCTCATCGCGGGCGACGACGCGCGCCTGTGGCTGATCGATCACGGCGCAGCGCTCTACTTCCACCACAACTGGGATTCCGTGGACGAAGCCCGTGCACGGGCCCCGTTTGCGCCGATCAAAGACCATGTGCTCCTCTCCGCCTCTGGCGACATCGAGGCGGCGGACGCCCGCCTGGCCCCACGCCTGACCGACGAGGCGATCGTCGAGATCCTGGCCGCCATTCCAGACGACCTGTACATGGACGCGCCCGAAGGCCGGACCGCGCCGTTCGCCACGCCTGAGGCCAACCGCGAGGCCTACGCGCGCTTCTTTCGCCAGAGGCTGGAGTCCCCGCGCGCCTGGGTCGCCGAGGCCGTCCGCGCCCAGGGCGCCCACGGAACGGGCGACGCCCTCCCCTACCGACGCTAG
- a CDS encoding FecCD family ABC transporter permease, with product MTPEAPSDLPNEPVSPEARLRAVVLGLVVVGAVVFVLSLFVGSSNVSPARIWAALIGEGDRAAEPILHQIRLPRAILALAVGGGLSVIGVAMQALVRNPLAEPYVLGASGGASAGAALFYLGFLPPVLTKAFSMPLAAVVGSWLALAFVFLVARQGPRLSTARLLLAGVAVSALLGAVTAFVTFASPEPDKLRAVLFWLLGSLAGATWPGVLVPLAVSTAGAAVLWALARPLDLLATGEEPAMALGVPVEGLKRGLLAVSAVVTGVLVAAAGLVGFVGLIAPHAIRLMAGPGHRRLVPLAFGGGAVFMLLADIAARVVLPGQEMPVGVVTAICGVPFFLLLLRRGNAETMV from the coding sequence GTGACGCCAGAGGCGCCCTCGGATCTCCCGAACGAGCCCGTCTCGCCAGAGGCCCGGCTGCGCGCGGTCGTGCTCGGGCTCGTGGTCGTCGGCGCCGTCGTGTTCGTGCTCTCGCTGTTCGTGGGTAGCTCGAACGTGAGCCCGGCGCGGATCTGGGCGGCGCTCATCGGCGAGGGCGACCGGGCGGCTGAGCCCATCCTGCACCAGATCCGCCTGCCGCGCGCGATCCTCGCGCTCGCGGTAGGCGGCGGCCTATCCGTGATCGGCGTGGCGATGCAGGCGCTCGTGCGGAATCCTCTGGCGGAGCCGTACGTGCTCGGCGCCTCTGGCGGAGCGAGCGCGGGCGCGGCGCTGTTCTACCTCGGCTTCCTGCCGCCCGTTCTCACCAAGGCGTTCTCGATGCCTCTGGCGGCGGTCGTCGGCTCGTGGCTCGCGCTCGCGTTCGTGTTCCTCGTCGCGCGCCAGGGGCCGAGGCTGTCCACGGCGCGGCTGCTCTTAGCGGGCGTGGCGGTCTCAGCGCTGCTGGGCGCCGTGACGGCGTTTGTGACGTTCGCGAGCCCCGAGCCCGACAAGCTCCGCGCTGTTTTGTTCTGGCTTCTGGGTTCGCTCGCGGGCGCGACGTGGCCTGGCGTCCTCGTGCCTCTGGCGGTCTCCACCGCAGGCGCCGCCGTCTTGTGGGCACTCGCTCGTCCGCTGGACCTGCTGGCCACAGGCGAGGAGCCCGCGATGGCGCTCGGCGTGCCCGTCGAAGGCCTCAAACGGGGGCTTCTGGCGGTCTCCGCCGTCGTCACCGGCGTGCTCGTGGCGGCGGCGGGACTCGTCGGATTCGTGGGCCTTATCGCGCCACACGCGATCCGCCTCATGGCCGGACCGGGCCACAGGCGCCTCGTGCCTCTGGCGTTCGGCGGCGGCGCCGTGTTCATGCTCCTGGCCGACATCGCCGCGCGCGTGGTCCTGCCGGGGCAAGAGATGCCCGTCGGCGTGGTCACGGCGATTTGCGGCGTCCCGTTTTTCCTGCTGCTGCTGCGCCGAGGCAACGCGGAGACGATGGTGTAG
- a CDS encoding ABC transporter substrate-binding protein yields the protein MPVRSLLFAVCLLALGACASPEAEGPRTFTDDDGRSVSLAGAPETVVPLAPNLTEMIAVAAGVDRLAGVATADDWPAEVRGVPRFASLPLDRERILELGPGLALGVVGLNPPADLDALAGLGIPAYAFRFAEVDDIPRALRTLDTLLASSGGAAAADAFEARVGAVRAKTAAMPRPRVLLLIGAENSALYAFGRESYASEVVRLAGADNVTDAFSGDAAAPSVEWVLENAPEVILIAGEGDARQRLIEAAPALAGLSAVQNGRVYSIPADPILRPGPRTVEALETIARRLHPEAFASGAA from the coding sequence ATGCCCGTCCGCTCCCTTCTTTTCGCGGTTTGCCTCCTCGCGCTCGGTGCGTGCGCCTCGCCAGAGGCCGAGGGCCCGCGCACGTTCACGGACGACGACGGGCGCAGCGTTTCCCTCGCGGGAGCGCCCGAAACGGTGGTGCCTCTGGCGCCGAACCTGACGGAGATGATCGCCGTCGCCGCAGGCGTGGACCGCCTCGCAGGTGTTGCGACCGCCGACGACTGGCCTGCCGAGGTCCGAGGCGTGCCGCGGTTCGCCTCGCTGCCGCTGGACCGCGAGCGGATCCTCGAACTCGGGCCCGGCCTCGCGCTCGGCGTTGTTGGCCTCAACCCGCCCGCCGACCTGGACGCGCTGGCAGGTCTCGGCATCCCCGCCTACGCGTTCCGCTTTGCCGAGGTGGACGATATCCCCCGGGCGCTCCGCACGCTCGACACGCTTCTCGCCTCCTCTGGCGGAGCCGCCGCCGCCGACGCGTTCGAGGCGCGCGTTGGCGCTGTCCGCGCGAAGACGGCCGCGATGCCACGGCCGCGCGTGCTGCTCCTCATCGGCGCCGAGAACAGCGCGTTGTACGCCTTCGGGCGCGAGTCGTACGCCAGCGAAGTCGTCCGCCTGGCGGGTGCCGACAACGTCACCGACGCGTTTTCGGGCGACGCCGCGGCGCCGTCCGTGGAGTGGGTGCTGGAAAACGCACCCGAGGTCATCCTGATCGCTGGCGAGGGCGACGCGCGCCAGAGGCTGATCGAGGCCGCGCCCGCCCTCGCGGGACTCTCGGCGGTGCAGAACGGGCGCGTCTACAGCATCCCCGCAGACCCCATCCTGCGGCCCGGCCCGCGGACGGTCGAGGCGCTCGAAACCATCGCAAGGCGGTTGCACCCCGAGGCGTTCGCCTCTGGCGCGGCGTGA
- a CDS encoding diacylglycerol/lipid kinase family protein — translation MRFAFVLNPAARSGRAARDAEPILAGARALGMDASLHATTAPGHATGLARGLAHTHDVVVAVGGDGTVHEVMGGLIGTEAAFGVLPLGTGNDLACALGMPTRLPAALAALSSAADGAPRMMDVGRVRWTEEGGASGERVFANCVGVGFDAMVATEAARYKRLGGRAAYLAATLRSLRLWRRRDLVVEVRTSGGVELTAAGEVESSGEDALFYHGAFFLCEVGNGHSIGGGILLTPEAVPDDGALDLCLARPLTFGRIARVLPLALKGAHVGEPEVSMGRAQRVSIRAVRGVLPIHADGEAVATRATRVQTEVLPGAIRALWGPGSDR, via the coding sequence GTGCGCTTCGCTTTCGTTCTCAACCCGGCGGCTCGCTCGGGCCGCGCGGCTCGCGATGCGGAGCCCATCCTCGCAGGCGCCCGCGCGCTGGGGATGGACGCGAGCCTGCACGCAACCACCGCGCCCGGTCACGCCACCGGTCTCGCCAGAGGCCTTGCGCACACGCACGACGTGGTGGTGGCGGTGGGCGGCGACGGGACGGTCCACGAGGTGATGGGCGGGCTCATCGGGACTGAGGCGGCCTTCGGCGTGCTCCCGCTCGGCACCGGCAACGACCTCGCCTGCGCGCTCGGCATGCCGACGCGGCTCCCGGCGGCGCTCGCGGCGCTCTCCAGCGCGGCCGATGGCGCCCCGCGCATGATGGACGTGGGACGCGTGCGCTGGACCGAGGAGGGCGGCGCCAGCGGCGAGCGCGTGTTCGCCAACTGCGTCGGCGTGGGGTTTGACGCGATGGTGGCCACCGAGGCGGCGCGCTACAAACGGCTCGGCGGGCGCGCGGCCTACCTCGCGGCCACGCTCCGCAGCCTGCGCCTCTGGCGCCGCCGCGATCTCGTCGTCGAGGTGCGCACGTCGGGCGGTGTGGAGTTGACGGCTGCTGGCGAGGTAGAGTCTTCGGGCGAGGACGCGCTCTTTTACCATGGCGCTTTTTTCCTCTGCGAGGTCGGCAACGGGCATTCCATCGGCGGCGGCATCCTGCTCACGCCAGAGGCCGTGCCGGACGACGGCGCGCTGGACCTCTGCCTCGCGCGGCCGCTCACGTTTGGGCGCATCGCGCGGGTCTTGCCTCTGGCGCTCAAGGGCGCGCACGTGGGCGAGCCTGAGGTCTCGATGGGGCGCGCCCAGCGCGTGTCCATCCGCGCCGTCCGCGGCGTGCTTCCCATCCACGCAGACGGAGAGGCCGTCGCGACGCGCGCCACGCGAGTCCAGACCGAGGTGCTGCCGGGCGCGATCCGCGCGCTCTGGGGGCCAGGCTCGGATCGGTAA